CCACGCGGTGTCCTGCGAACCTCCGCCCGATGGCGTACCGCCCACCTGGCGATGCGCAGAAGCCACACCAGCACGTCGATTTTCGTGGACAGGGCGCGACCCGAGCGGCCATTGGCGATCACGTGGTCAGGCGTGGGAATGCCCAGGCCAGGGAGCGCGCCGAGGACGGTGTCGGCCTGCTGCAGAGTGACCCATTGCTCGAACGGCACGCCACGCTGAACGAGCCGCTGCATGACGGGGGCGAGCTTGATCGCCTCAGCAGTCGTGCCGTAGCAGAAGACGATCACCGGCCCACTCCGTTCACTGCGGTGCGACGTGCGTGCTTCCTGACAGACAGCTGAGAGCCATGCACGCGCAAGCCGCGGATCAGGCCCGCCCAGTACGGGATGACGAACAACGGGAGGTAGGCCAGGTAGGCGCCCAACCCGCGCCGTGGACACCCGCGCGTGGCGGCCACCACCGCGGGCGAAGCCCCAACGACAAGCGCCCCGGCCGCAAGCCATCCCGCCCACGGGAGCATTCCGCTGAGCGAGAGTCCGAGAAGGGCCGCCACACCCGCGACGGGAAGAGCCGCAAGACCCAGCAGCCCAGCGGTCCAGCCACGTGACGTGCCACCAAAGCTGTCGACCAGGAACGTCCCGCGGCCGTAGCTGTGACGGATGAAAGCGCGGGCGTTCGTCCGCGGCCGGTACAGCGCCCAGAACCCGGGATCAAGCTGGATGGGGTGCGCCTCGGCGATATGCCGGATCAGCTTCGTGTCGTCACTCGCCAACGCCGCGTTCTTCTCCGGCCAGACGGCGAGGCACGCATCGACGAGGACCTCGCGCGGCACGAAGAACACTCCAGTGCCCTTGGGGTAGCGGTTGAAGTTGTCGGCACGAACCTCGACCGGGCGGGGGTTTCCCAGGAAATCACCCCAGTACACGTGGACTGGGACTTCCCAGAAGTGGCCGACGAGCGGGGCCGCGGGATCCGTCACCGCGTGGCCGTTCCAGATCTGCCGGCTCGGATCTGCATCAAGTGCGCTCTCGATGTGGCGGAGCGACTCAGGGCCGAGCAGCACGCGACTGTCGAGAAGGAGCACGTTGCGTCCTGACGCGGCCTCGATCCCCGCCCAGCGCGCAAGGAACCTTCCGCTGTTCGGCTGCGTCATCAGACGAAGCGCGAAGGGGAACGTCCGGGCGATCTCCTCGACGACCTCGCTTGTCGCGTCCGTCGAGCCGTCATCCACCACGATCACCTCGGCAGACCACGACGTTCGGCTCAGCGCCGCCGCACAGGCCTCGAGCGTGCTGGCAAGGTACGAGGCGGAGTTGAAGGACGGGATGACCACGGTGGTGTCGAGTGCCAAGGGCGGCAGGCCGGAAGCCAAGACCAAGTACCTTTCCGGTGGGGGCTCGCCTGCCCCGTTCGGCAAGCCACGACAGCGTACTCGTGTTCGCTTCCGCCATCTCCGGCGCGCCTCGGACTCCACGAGACGTCAGAGGTGAGTTCCAGATCTGCACAGATCCCTTACGTCAAGCGCGCGGCGCACCCCCGTGGGTGCGCCGCGCGCCTCATATGCTCCTCCGGTGACCACCCGCCACGCAGCCTCATCACGCCCGCGCGCAGCCCGCCACTCGCGGCGCGCCCGCACGCACCACGTGATGCGCGGCGTCGCGCTCGT
The sequence above is a segment of the Cellulomonas chengniuliangii genome. Coding sequences within it:
- a CDS encoding glycosyltransferase family 2 protein — protein: MASGLPPLALDTTVVIPSFNSASYLASTLEACAAALSRTSWSAEVIVVDDGSTDATSEVVEEIARTFPFALRLMTQPNSGRFLARWAGIEAASGRNVLLLDSRVLLGPESLRHIESALDADPSRQIWNGHAVTDPAAPLVGHFWEVPVHVYWGDFLGNPRPVEVRADNFNRYPKGTGVFFVPREVLVDACLAVWPEKNAALASDDTKLIRHIAEAHPIQLDPGFWALYRPRTNARAFIRHSYGRGTFLVDSFGGTSRGWTAGLLGLAALPVAGVAALLGLSLSGMLPWAGWLAAGALVVGASPAVVAATRGCPRRGLGAYLAYLPLFVIPYWAGLIRGLRVHGSQLSVRKHARRTAVNGVGR